Below is a window of Oxyura jamaicensis isolate SHBP4307 breed ruddy duck chromosome 21, BPBGC_Ojam_1.0, whole genome shotgun sequence DNA.
TACATCTCGACAAGGTCTCCAAGCAACATTTCCTGTGGGGCTGAAtgacagcagaagcagctgggcAAATTGATGAGCTTGCTTTGGGAGCCTACAAGTAGGCAAAACCAGAAGGCACCATGGGTCAGAAGGTCACAGGTGGGATAAAGACCGTGGATATGAGAGACCCGGTATACAGGCCTTTGaaacaggagctgcagggactTGACTACAGCAAACCCACACGCCTGGACTTGCTACTGGACATGCCTCCGGTGTCGTACGAAGTCCAGTTACTGCATTCATGGAACAACGACGATCGCTCGCTGAATGTATTTGTGAAGGAGGATGACAAACTGATATTTCACCGGCATCCGGTGGCTCAGAGTACAGACGCTATCAGAGGCAAAGTAGGATACACGCGAGGACTGCACGTGTGGCAGATCACGTGGGCGATGCGGCAGCGAGGGACACACGCTGTGGTAGGGGTGGCAACAGCAGATGCCCCTCTGCACTCTGTAGGGTACACCACGCTTGTAGGAAACAACCACGAGTCGTGGGGATGGGACCTGGGGCGCAACAGACTGTACCACGATGGCAAGAACCAGCCAAGTAAAACCTACCCTGCCTTCCTAGAACCAGATGAAACTTTCATTGTGCCGGATTCTTTCCTGGTGGTTCTGGACATGGACGATGGGACGCTGAGCTTCATTGTGGATGGGCAGTACATGGGTGTTGCCTTTCGGGGACTCAAAGGGAAAAAGCTGTACCCCGTGGTGAGCGCAGTGTGGGGACACTGTGAAATTCGGATGCGCTACTTGAATGGACTCGACCGTGAGTATAGCT
It encodes the following:
- the SPSB1 gene encoding SPRY domain-containing SOCS box protein 1, whose protein sequence is MGQKVTGGIKTVDMRDPVYRPLKQELQGLDYSKPTRLDLLLDMPPVSYEVQLLHSWNNDDRSLNVFVKEDDKLIFHRHPVAQSTDAIRGKVGYTRGLHVWQITWAMRQRGTHAVVGVATADAPLHSVGYTTLVGNNHESWGWDLGRNRLYHDGKNQPSKTYPAFLEPDETFIVPDSFLVVLDMDDGTLSFIVDGQYMGVAFRGLKGKKLYPVVSAVWGHCEIRMRYLNGLDPEPLPLMDLCRRAVRLALGKERLNEIPTLPLPASLKSYLLYQ